One part of the Lapillicoccus jejuensis genome encodes these proteins:
- a CDS encoding RluA family pseudouridine synthase, with protein MADTRTVLVPDGLEGERVDAALARLFGLSRTAAALLAAGGDVLVNHAEVGKSHRVSAGDLLEVAIPAAAPAPQVVAEPVPGMRVVHDDDDIVVVDKPVGVAAHPSVGWTGPTVLGGLAAAGYRISTSGASERQGIVSRLDVGTSGLMVVCKSEYAYSVLKRAFKQRTVDKTYHALVQGLPDPVVGTVDAPIGRHPGHDYKFAVMDSGKHAVTHYEVIEAFRRASLLEIHLETGRTHQIRVHFSALHHPCCGDLTYGADPTLAARLGLERQWLHAMGLGFEHPGTGQWVTFESTYPEDLQHALDVVAEG; from the coding sequence ATGGCTGACACGCGCACCGTCCTCGTGCCCGACGGGCTGGAGGGGGAGCGGGTCGACGCCGCGCTCGCCCGCCTCTTCGGGCTGTCTCGCACGGCCGCGGCCCTGCTGGCCGCGGGTGGCGACGTCCTCGTCAACCACGCCGAGGTCGGCAAGTCGCACCGGGTCAGCGCCGGCGACCTCCTCGAGGTCGCCATCCCGGCCGCCGCCCCGGCGCCGCAGGTCGTCGCCGAGCCGGTGCCGGGCATGCGCGTCGTCCACGACGACGACGACATCGTCGTCGTCGACAAGCCGGTCGGGGTCGCCGCGCACCCCTCCGTCGGCTGGACCGGACCCACCGTCCTCGGCGGCCTCGCCGCGGCCGGCTACCGGATCTCGACGTCGGGCGCGAGCGAGCGGCAGGGCATCGTCAGCCGTCTCGACGTCGGGACGTCGGGCCTCATGGTCGTCTGCAAGAGCGAGTACGCCTACTCGGTCCTCAAGCGCGCGTTCAAGCAGCGCACGGTCGACAAGACCTACCACGCGCTCGTCCAGGGCCTGCCCGACCCGGTCGTCGGCACCGTCGACGCGCCGATCGGGCGCCACCCGGGCCACGACTACAAGTTCGCCGTCATGGACTCGGGCAAGCACGCCGTCACCCACTACGAGGTCATCGAGGCCTTCCGCCGCGCCTCGCTGCTCGAGATCCACCTCGAGACCGGTCGCACGCACCAGATCCGGGTCCACTTCTCGGCGCTGCACCACCCCTGCTGCGGTGACCTCACGTACGGCGCCGACCCCACCCTCGCCGCCCGCCTGGGCCTCGAGCGGCAGTGGCTGCACGCGATGGGGCTCGGCTTCGAGCACCCCGGGACGGGGCAGTGGGTGACCTTCGAGAGCACCTACCCGGAGGACCTCCAGCACGCCCTCGACGTCGTCGCCGAGGGCTGA
- a CDS encoding YggT family protein, translating into MGLFWSLFRTVVFLFFLALIGRLVIDWVQVLARDWRPRGAVLVLAEGVYTVTDPPLKALRKVIPAVSFGGLRIDFAFLVLMVVTSVLMNLNPV; encoded by the coding sequence ATGGGTCTGTTCTGGTCGCTGTTCCGCACCGTCGTCTTCCTCTTCTTCCTCGCGCTCATCGGGCGCCTGGTCATCGACTGGGTGCAGGTGCTGGCGCGCGACTGGCGTCCGCGCGGCGCCGTCCTCGTCCTCGCCGAGGGCGTCTACACCGTCACCGACCCGCCGCTCAAGGCGCTGCGCAAGGTCATCCCGGCGGTGAGCTTCGGCGGGCTGCGCATCGACTTCGCGTTCCTCGTCCTCATGGTCGTCACCTCGGTGCTGATGAACCTCAACCCGGTGTGA
- a CDS encoding TraR/DksA family transcriptional regulator: MTTPAKKTTATTTKSTTKTATKTATKKTATTTAAPAGPVTVGGIEWTQEELREIRAELETERDKARHDLQIAEADLQGLLREAGDGAGDDQADAGASIGGRDYEMTLAAGQRDKLDQVEHALERLDDGTYGTCESCGKPIGKLRLQAAPRATLCVDCKTRQESR; encoded by the coding sequence GTGACGACCCCCGCCAAGAAGACCACCGCCACGACGACGAAGAGCACCACGAAGACGGCCACGAAGACGGCCACGAAGAAGACCGCCACGACGACCGCTGCGCCCGCGGGTCCGGTGACCGTCGGCGGGATCGAGTGGACCCAGGAGGAGCTGCGCGAGATCCGCGCCGAGCTCGAGACCGAGCGCGACAAGGCGCGGCACGACCTGCAGATCGCCGAGGCCGACCTGCAGGGCCTGCTGCGCGAGGCGGGGGACGGTGCCGGTGACGACCAGGCCGACGCCGGCGCGAGCATCGGCGGCCGCGACTACGAGATGACCCTCGCCGCCGGTCAGCGCGACAAGCTCGACCAGGTCGAGCACGCCCTCGAGCGGCTCGACGACGGCACGTACGGCACCTGCGAGAGCTGCGGGAAGCCGATCGGGAAGCTGCGGCTGCAGGCCGCCCCGCGCGCCACGCTGTGCGTCGACTGCAAGACCCGCCAGGAGAGCCGCTGA
- the lspA gene encoding signal peptidase II, which translates to MDEPQDDAVRPATDASGPAPDLVRRRRLTLLLAVIAAVAYVLDQLTKLWAVAALGDGLPRPLLGSLLRLQLIRNPGAAFSLGTGSTWVLTVVAVVVLVVIVRFSRRLGSLGWAWAFGLLLGGALGNLTDRLVREPGFGRGHVVDFIDYYDLFIGNVADIAIVAAAVLIALLALRGIGVDGRREGRTEREPADG; encoded by the coding sequence GTGGACGAGCCCCAGGACGACGCCGTACGGCCGGCGACCGACGCCTCCGGGCCTGCCCCGGACCTCGTCCGTCGCCGCCGGCTGACCCTGCTCCTGGCCGTTATCGCCGCCGTCGCCTACGTCCTGGACCAGCTGACCAAGCTGTGGGCCGTGGCCGCCCTCGGCGACGGCCTGCCCCGGCCCCTGCTCGGGTCGCTGCTGCGCCTCCAGCTCATCCGCAACCCCGGGGCGGCCTTCTCGCTCGGCACCGGCAGCACCTGGGTGCTCACGGTCGTCGCGGTCGTCGTCCTCGTCGTCATCGTCCGGTTCAGCCGCCGCCTGGGCAGCCTCGGCTGGGCGTGGGCCTTCGGGCTGCTCCTCGGGGGCGCGCTGGGCAACCTCACCGACCGGCTCGTCCGCGAGCCCGGCTTCGGCCGCGGCCACGTCGTCGACTTCATCGACTACTACGACCTGTTCATCGGCAACGTCGCCGACATCGCCATCGTGGCCGCCGCCGTCCTCATCGCCCTCCTCGCGCTGCGCGGGATCGGCGTCGACGGCCGGCGCGAGGGTCGCACGGAGCGCGAGCCGGCCGATGGCTGA
- a CDS encoding cell division protein SepF: MAGALRKTMVYLGLAEEDERYDGYDEYDDEAGRDDARGQRTERAERPHVAAVPEPETEHRAAVTPLPQRHTPVARVVRETEVGQLTRITTIHPRTYNEAKKIGEAFRDGTPVIMNLSDMADDDAKRLVDFAAGLIFGLHGEIERVTSKVFLLSPAHVEVSTEESVPGPRQQRGFFNQS, encoded by the coding sequence GTGGCTGGGGCACTGCGCAAGACGATGGTGTACCTCGGACTGGCCGAGGAGGACGAGCGCTACGACGGCTACGACGAGTACGACGACGAGGCGGGCCGCGACGACGCGCGCGGTCAGCGGACCGAGCGGGCCGAGCGCCCCCACGTCGCCGCCGTCCCCGAGCCCGAGACGGAGCACCGCGCCGCCGTCACCCCGCTGCCGCAGCGCCACACGCCCGTGGCCCGCGTCGTCCGCGAGACGGAGGTGGGTCAGCTGACCCGCATCACGACCATCCACCCGCGCACCTACAACGAGGCCAAGAAGATCGGCGAGGCCTTCCGCGACGGGACCCCGGTCATCATGAACCTGTCCGACATGGCCGACGACGACGCCAAGCGGCTCGTCGACTTCGCGGCCGGCCTGATCTTCGGGCTGCACGGCGAGATCGAGCGCGTGACCTCCAAGGTCTTCCTCCTCTCGCCGGCGCACGTCGAGGTGTCGACCGAGGAGTCCGTCCCCGGCCCGCGCCAGCAGCGCGGGTTCTTCAACCAGAGCTGA
- the dnaE gene encoding DNA polymerase III subunit alpha gives MTVTPSPDQSFVHLHNHTEYSMLDGAARIDELMAAAVEMGMPAVAMTDHGYLFGAYEFWSKARKHGIKPIIGLEAYVTPGTHRTDRTRVKWGDERTPAGDDLSGGGAYTHMTLLARTTQGMHNLFTMGSIASLDQVYAKWPRLDRELLNQYGDGLVATTGCPSGEVQVRLRLGQYDKAREAAAEFRDIFGAEHYFCELMDHGNSIERRVRDDLLRLANDLGLPLLATNDLHYTRKEDAKAHGALLCVQSGSTLMDPNRFAFEGDGYYLKSPQEMRHLWRELPEACDNTLRVAEMCDVDFVEGEGRFMPRFPCPPGEDETSWFTREVQTGLRRRFPQGVPDYALKQAAYETEVIVGKGYPGYFLVVADFINWAKDNGIRVGPGRGSGAGSMCAYAMGITDLDPVPHGLIFERFLNPERASMPDFDVDFDERRRGEVIKYVTEKYGAERVAQIVTYGTIKAKQAVKDAGRVLGHPFAMGDKLTKAMPADVMGKGVPLSGIYDPAHPRYNEGAEFRALVEVEPGAQEVVETAKGLEGLKRQWGVHAAGVIMSSEPLVDVIPIMRRLQDGQVITQFDYPSCETLGLVKMDFLGLRNLTILDDAIDNIRSNRDEEIDLDALSKTLDDRAAYELLCRGDTLGVFQLDGGGMRSLLKLMQPDNFEDISAALALYRPGPMGVNAHTNFALRKNGKQEIVPLDPQLKGKLQPEMVTALEPILGTTYGLVIYQEQVMEIAQKLAGYTLGTADLLRRAMGKKKKEVLEKEYVPFSEGMKAKGFNEASVAALWGVLVPFSDYAFNKAHTAAYGLVSYWTAYLKANYPAEYMAALLTSVRDDKDKSALYLNECRRMGIKVLPPDVNSSIGNFAAVGTDIRFGLEAVRNVGANVVEAVIRTREEKGAFSSFKDFLGKVPAVVCNKRTIESLIKAGAFDSLGESRRGMLEVHERYIDALVEVKRQEAIGQDSLFGSFGGGGDEEAAGGADAFDGLPPVPLAEWEKGTLLAFEREMLGLYVSDHPLLGIEHVLAQHADTSIASLTGDDSPQEGANVTIAGLITGLQIKRTKKGDLWAIATVEDLDGAIECLFFPSSYQTYATMLGADVVCVVKGRVNARDDSVSIFAQDLALPDIKEGPRGPVVVSLPLVRATDALAQRLAQTLREHPGVTEVQLRLTQPGRFTLMRLDDTLRVSAGPALFGDLKALLGPSCLAG, from the coding sequence ATGACCGTCACGCCGTCGCCCGACCAGAGCTTCGTCCACCTGCACAACCACACCGAGTACTCGATGCTCGACGGCGCCGCCCGCATCGACGAGCTGATGGCCGCCGCGGTCGAGATGGGCATGCCGGCGGTCGCCATGACCGACCACGGGTACCTCTTCGGGGCGTACGAGTTCTGGTCCAAGGCGCGCAAGCACGGCATCAAGCCGATCATCGGGCTCGAGGCCTACGTCACGCCCGGCACCCACCGCACCGACCGCACCCGCGTCAAGTGGGGCGACGAGCGCACGCCGGCCGGCGACGACCTGTCCGGTGGCGGCGCCTACACGCACATGACGCTGCTCGCGCGCACGACGCAGGGCATGCACAACCTCTTCACCATGGGCTCGATCGCCTCGCTCGACCAGGTGTACGCGAAGTGGCCCCGGCTCGACCGCGAGCTGCTGAACCAGTACGGCGACGGCCTGGTCGCCACCACCGGCTGCCCCTCCGGCGAGGTCCAGGTGCGGCTGCGGCTGGGGCAGTACGACAAGGCGAGGGAAGCGGCCGCCGAGTTCCGCGACATCTTCGGCGCGGAGCACTACTTCTGCGAGCTGATGGACCACGGCAACTCCATCGAGCGCCGGGTCCGCGACGACCTGCTGCGCCTGGCCAACGACCTCGGGCTGCCGCTGCTGGCGACGAACGACCTGCACTACACCCGCAAGGAGGACGCCAAGGCGCACGGCGCCCTGCTCTGCGTCCAGTCCGGCTCGACCCTCATGGACCCCAACCGGTTCGCGTTCGAGGGCGACGGCTACTACCTGAAGTCCCCGCAGGAGATGCGCCACCTGTGGCGCGAGCTGCCCGAGGCGTGCGACAACACGCTGCGGGTCGCCGAGATGTGCGACGTCGACTTCGTCGAGGGCGAGGGGCGCTTCATGCCGCGCTTCCCCTGCCCCCCGGGCGAGGACGAGACGTCGTGGTTCACCCGCGAGGTCCAGACCGGCCTGCGGCGGCGCTTCCCGCAGGGCGTCCCGGACTACGCGCTCAAGCAGGCCGCCTACGAGACCGAGGTCATCGTCGGCAAGGGCTACCCGGGGTACTTCCTCGTCGTCGCCGACTTCATCAACTGGGCCAAGGACAACGGGATCCGCGTCGGCCCCGGCCGTGGCTCGGGTGCCGGGTCGATGTGCGCCTACGCGATGGGGATCACCGACCTCGACCCGGTGCCCCACGGCCTGATCTTCGAGCGCTTCCTCAACCCCGAGCGAGCGTCGATGCCCGACTTCGACGTCGACTTCGACGAGCGCCGGCGCGGCGAGGTCATCAAGTACGTCACGGAGAAGTACGGCGCCGAGCGCGTCGCGCAGATCGTCACCTACGGCACGATCAAGGCCAAGCAGGCGGTCAAGGACGCCGGGCGCGTCCTCGGTCACCCCTTCGCGATGGGCGACAAGCTCACCAAGGCGATGCCCGCCGACGTCATGGGCAAGGGTGTGCCGCTGTCGGGCATCTACGACCCGGCCCACCCGCGCTACAACGAGGGCGCCGAGTTCCGCGCGCTCGTCGAGGTCGAGCCCGGCGCCCAGGAGGTCGTCGAGACGGCCAAGGGCCTCGAGGGCCTCAAGCGGCAGTGGGGCGTGCACGCCGCCGGCGTCATCATGAGCAGCGAGCCGCTCGTCGACGTCATCCCGATCATGCGCCGCCTGCAGGACGGCCAGGTCATCACGCAGTTCGACTACCCGAGCTGCGAGACGCTCGGCCTGGTCAAGATGGACTTCCTCGGTCTGCGCAACCTCACGATCCTCGACGACGCGATCGACAACATCCGCTCCAACCGCGACGAGGAGATCGACCTCGACGCGCTGTCGAAGACCCTCGACGACCGCGCCGCCTACGAGCTGCTCTGCCGCGGCGACACGCTCGGGGTGTTCCAGCTCGACGGCGGCGGCATGCGCTCGCTGCTCAAGCTCATGCAGCCGGACAACTTCGAGGACATCTCGGCGGCCCTCGCGCTCTACCGGCCGGGGCCGATGGGCGTCAACGCGCACACGAACTTCGCGCTGCGCAAGAACGGCAAGCAGGAGATCGTCCCCCTCGACCCGCAGCTGAAGGGCAAGCTCCAGCCGGAGATGGTGACGGCCCTCGAGCCGATCCTCGGCACGACGTACGGCCTGGTGATCTACCAGGAGCAGGTCATGGAGATCGCGCAGAAGCTCGCGGGCTACACCCTCGGCACCGCGGACCTGCTGCGCCGCGCCATGGGCAAGAAGAAGAAGGAGGTCCTCGAGAAGGAGTACGTCCCCTTCTCCGAGGGGATGAAGGCCAAGGGCTTCAACGAGGCCTCGGTCGCGGCGCTGTGGGGCGTGCTCGTCCCGTTCTCCGACTACGCCTTCAACAAGGCCCACACGGCGGCGTACGGCCTGGTGTCGTACTGGACGGCCTACCTCAAGGCCAACTACCCGGCCGAGTACATGGCCGCGCTGCTGACCAGCGTGCGCGACGACAAGGACAAGTCGGCCCTCTACCTCAACGAGTGCCGCCGGATGGGCATCAAGGTCCTGCCGCCCGACGTCAACTCCTCGATCGGCAACTTCGCGGCGGTCGGCACCGACATCCGCTTCGGTCTCGAGGCCGTGCGCAACGTCGGCGCCAACGTCGTCGAGGCGGTCATCCGCACCCGCGAGGAGAAGGGGGCCTTCTCCTCGTTCAAGGACTTCCTCGGCAAGGTGCCCGCCGTCGTCTGCAACAAGAGGACCATCGAGTCGCTCATCAAGGCCGGCGCCTTCGACAGCCTGGGGGAGAGCCGGCGCGGGATGCTCGAGGTGCACGAGCGCTACATCGACGCGCTCGTCGAGGTCAAGCGCCAGGAGGCCATCGGCCAGGACAGCCTGTTCGGGTCCTTCGGCGGCGGCGGCGACGAGGAGGCCGCCGGCGGCGCCGACGCGTTCGACGGGCTGCCCCCGGTGCCGCTCGCGGAGTGGGAGAAGGGCACGCTGCTCGCCTTCGAGCGCGAGATGCTCGGCCTCTACGTCTCGGACCACCCGCTGCTCGGCATCGAGCACGTCCTCGCCCAGCACGCCGACACCTCGATCGCCTCGCTGACCGGCGACGACTCGCCCCAGGAGGGCGCGAACGTCACCATCGCCGGTCTCATCACCGGCCTGCAGATCAAGCGGACGAAGAAGGGCGACCTGTGGGCCATCGCCACGGTCGAGGACCTCGACGGCGCGATCGAGTGCCTCTTCTTCCCGTCGTCGTACCAGACCTACGCGACCATGCTCGGCGCCGACGTCGTGTGCGTCGTCAAGGGCCGGGTCAACGCCCGCGACGACTCGGTGTCGATCTTCGCCCAGGACCTCGCGCTTCCCGACATCAAGGAGGGCCCGCGCGGGCCGGTCGTCGTCTCGCTGCCGCTGGTGCGGGCCACCGACGCCCTCGCGCAGCGGCTGGCCCAGACCCTGCGCGAGCACCCGGGGGTCACCGAGGTGCAGCTGCGGCTCACCCAGCCGGGGCGGTTCACCCTCATGCGGCTCGACGACACCCTGCGGGTCTCGGCGGGGCCGGCGCTCTTCGGCGACCTCAAGGCGCTGCTCGGGCCCTCCTGCCTCGCCGGCTGA
- a CDS encoding DivIVA domain-containing protein: MALTPEQILNKHFQTTQFRKGYDERDVDDFLDEIVAEMRTLIAQRDDVTQQLDDCRSGRGLGAVQDGGAAPVDASQAEATQARVAELEARLGQLQGQEQEAQGRLAKVNTDIANAETFLKDRQGAVDQSVQERLDGAERTAREATEAKQAAEARIAELERQLESAHSGHQEASSAGEEAQTQLREQLTAAEQRAEQEQARADAAQQQVQQLQQELEAARTSAPAEAAEGETATGAMRAVAAGAGGGASAAALIELAQRLHDEHVGQGQAKHDELVSEGQRQHDELVAAAQSRHDELLGTGQSEHDRLIAEATARHEELVTTAQSRHDELLGTGQSEHDRLIAEATARHEELITEGRERSTGMIAEAQQKKARVLEELEDEKQKLQKKIDQLRGFERSYRQQLRSYLQGQLQELEQTAVEGGGEPEPAPAESH; encoded by the coding sequence ATGGCGCTGACGCCCGAACAGATCCTCAACAAGCACTTCCAGACGACCCAGTTCCGGAAGGGTTATGACGAGCGCGACGTCGACGACTTCCTCGACGAGATCGTGGCCGAGATGCGCACCCTCATCGCCCAGCGCGACGACGTCACGCAGCAGCTGGACGACTGCCGCTCGGGCCGTGGGCTCGGTGCGGTGCAGGACGGCGGGGCCGCCCCCGTCGACGCCTCGCAGGCGGAGGCCACCCAGGCCCGCGTGGCCGAGCTCGAGGCGCGCCTCGGTCAGCTGCAGGGCCAGGAGCAGGAGGCCCAGGGCCGCCTGGCCAAGGTGAACACCGACATCGCCAACGCGGAGACCTTCCTCAAGGACCGCCAGGGCGCCGTGGACCAGTCGGTGCAGGAGCGCCTCGACGGCGCCGAGCGCACCGCCCGCGAGGCCACCGAGGCCAAGCAGGCCGCCGAGGCGCGGATCGCCGAGCTCGAGCGCCAGCTGGAGTCCGCGCACTCCGGCCACCAGGAGGCCAGCAGCGCCGGCGAGGAGGCCCAGACGCAGCTGCGCGAGCAGCTGACCGCGGCCGAGCAGCGGGCCGAGCAGGAGCAGGCCCGCGCCGACGCCGCCCAGCAGCAGGTCCAGCAGCTCCAGCAGGAGCTCGAGGCCGCCCGCACCAGCGCCCCGGCCGAGGCGGCCGAGGGCGAGACCGCGACCGGCGCCATGCGCGCCGTCGCGGCCGGCGCCGGCGGCGGCGCCAGCGCCGCCGCGCTCATCGAGCTGGCCCAGCGCCTGCACGACGAGCACGTCGGCCAGGGCCAGGCCAAGCACGACGAGCTGGTCTCCGAGGGGCAGCGCCAGCACGACGAGCTGGTCGCCGCGGCGCAGTCGCGTCACGACGAGCTGCTCGGCACCGGCCAGAGCGAGCACGACCGGCTCATCGCCGAGGCCACGGCCCGGCACGAGGAGCTCGTGACGACGGCGCAGTCGCGTCACGACGAGCTGCTCGGCACCGGCCAGAGCGAGCACGACCGGCTCATCGCCGAGGCCACCGCCCGGCACGAGGAGCTCATCACCGAGGGCCGCGAGCGCTCCACGGGCATGATCGCCGAGGCGCAGCAGAAGAAGGCCCGCGTCCTCGAGGAGCTCGAGGACGAGAAGCAGAAGCTGCAGAAGAAGATCGACCAGCTGCGCGGCTTCGAGCGCAGCTACCGCCAGCAGCTGCGCTCGTACCTCCAGGGCCAGCTCCAGGAGCTCGAGCAGACCGCCGTCGAGGGCGGCGGCGAGCCCGAGCCCGCCCCGGCCGAGAGCCACTGA